In one Kitasatospora cineracea genomic region, the following are encoded:
- a CDS encoding C40 family peptidase yields MSVPRRTPLPGVQRLARALALTAAATSALGLTVGGAHAEPAPTKDQVKAQVDQLYEEAERASEQYNAALEQQRRLQAEAGTLQDQVAAGQDELNRLRGDLGAVAAAQYRAQGIDPAVRLMLDQDPAGYLTGARSLEQATARQGDRLRDVAERARRLDERRHEAGAKLTELEQARQRLAAAKDDVRERLARAQRLLNGLAPADRAGIAADDARAARRRATRGTDRIDLGDQPPSSDRAAAALAAAISKIGSPYVYGSTGPGTFDCSGLMYWSWRQAGVTLPRTSQEQASAGRRVSLAEARPGDLVIFFNDRHHVGMYAGGGVVVHAPHPGARVRYESVSAMPVSSVVRI; encoded by the coding sequence GTGTCCGTGCCCCGCCGCACCCCACTGCCCGGCGTCCAGCGCCTCGCCCGGGCCCTGGCGCTCACCGCCGCCGCCACCAGCGCGCTCGGCCTGACCGTCGGCGGTGCGCACGCCGAGCCCGCGCCGACCAAGGACCAGGTCAAGGCGCAGGTCGACCAGCTCTACGAGGAGGCCGAGCGGGCCTCCGAGCAGTACAACGCCGCGCTGGAGCAGCAGCGCCGGCTGCAGGCCGAGGCCGGCACCCTGCAGGACCAGGTCGCCGCCGGGCAGGACGAGCTGAACCGGCTGCGCGGCGACCTGGGCGCCGTCGCCGCCGCCCAGTACCGGGCCCAGGGCATCGACCCCGCGGTCCGGCTGATGCTGGACCAGGACCCGGCCGGCTACCTCACCGGCGCCCGCTCGCTCGAACAGGCCACCGCCCGGCAGGGCGACCGGCTGCGCGACGTGGCCGAGCGGGCGCGCCGGCTCGACGAGCGGCGGCACGAGGCCGGCGCCAAGCTCACCGAGCTGGAGCAGGCCCGGCAGCGGCTGGCCGCCGCCAAGGACGACGTCCGCGAACGGCTGGCCAGGGCCCAGCGGCTGCTGAACGGCCTCGCCCCCGCCGACCGGGCCGGGATCGCGGCCGACGACGCCCGGGCCGCCCGGCGGCGCGCCACCCGCGGCACCGACCGGATCGACCTCGGCGACCAGCCGCCCTCCTCCGACCGGGCCGCCGCCGCGCTGGCCGCCGCCATCTCGAAGATCGGCTCCCCGTACGTCTACGGATCGACCGGCCCCGGCACCTTCGACTGCTCCGGTCTGATGTACTGGTCATGGCGGCAGGCCGGAGTGACCCTGCCGCGGACCTCGCAGGAACAGGCCTCGGCCGGCCGGCGGGTGAGCCTCGCCGAAGCCCGGCCCGGAGACCTGGTGATCTTCTTCAACGACAGGCACCACGTCGGCATGTACGCCGGTGGGGGCGTCGTCGTGCACGCGCCCCACCCCGGCGCCCGGGTCCGCTACGAGAGCGTCAGCGCGATGCCGGTCAGCTCGGTGGTACGGATCTGA
- a CDS encoding C40 family peptidase, with product MASHRRPKPVGRARVSILTATAAAAVALSAQSGAHADPAPTKDQVKAQVDELNEQAEVKTEALNASVEKQQALQQQVGQLQDQLACQQEHVTTAREALAGIAAEQYRTGSMPQTMQLMLSSSPDTFLGQAGALNAVGSTQADLLKTFKDEQAQLDAQRKEAESKLAELDTTTKALKADKEDVQAKLAKAQDLLNTLTQQEREQLAAAEAKAADDARAKADAAQQSQRASRDTARVELNAPASSSFSGNAVGAAVSKLGSWYSYGAAGPSTFDCSGLMQWAYKQAGVSIPRTSQAQAGAGTSLGTDISKARPGDLIIYYGDQHHVGMYVGNGQIIHAPHTGAQVRYESATVMPINRIVRI from the coding sequence GTGGCGTCCCATCGCCGTCCCAAGCCCGTCGGCCGTGCCCGGGTCTCGATTCTCACTGCCACCGCCGCCGCTGCCGTGGCGCTGTCCGCCCAGAGCGGTGCGCACGCCGACCCCGCGCCGACCAAGGACCAGGTCAAGGCCCAGGTCGACGAGCTCAACGAGCAGGCCGAGGTCAAGACCGAGGCGCTGAACGCCTCGGTCGAGAAGCAGCAGGCGCTGCAGCAGCAGGTCGGCCAGCTCCAGGACCAGCTCGCCTGCCAGCAGGAGCACGTCACCACCGCCCGCGAGGCGCTGGCCGGCATCGCCGCCGAGCAGTACCGCACCGGCAGCATGCCGCAGACCATGCAGCTGATGCTCTCCAGCAGCCCGGACACCTTCCTCGGCCAGGCCGGCGCGCTGAACGCGGTCGGCTCCACCCAGGCCGACCTGCTGAAGACCTTCAAGGACGAGCAGGCGCAGCTCGACGCGCAGCGCAAGGAGGCCGAGTCCAAGCTCGCCGAACTGGACACCACCACCAAGGCCCTCAAGGCCGACAAGGAGGACGTCCAGGCGAAGCTGGCCAAGGCCCAGGACCTGCTCAACACGCTGACCCAGCAGGAGCGCGAGCAGCTCGCCGCCGCCGAGGCCAAGGCCGCCGACGACGCCCGGGCGAAGGCCGACGCCGCCCAGCAGTCGCAGCGGGCCTCCCGCGACACCGCCCGGGTCGAGCTGAACGCCCCGGCGTCCTCCAGCTTCTCGGGCAACGCGGTCGGCGCGGCCGTCTCCAAGCTCGGCAGCTGGTACTCGTACGGCGCGGCCGGCCCGAGCACCTTCGACTGCTCCGGGCTGATGCAGTGGGCCTACAAGCAGGCCGGCGTGTCGATCCCGCGGACCTCGCAGGCGCAGGCCGGGGCCGGTACCAGCCTGGGCACCGACATCTCCAAGGCCCGCCCGGGCGACCTGATCATCTACTACGGCGACCAGCACCACGTCGGGATGTACGTCGGCAACGGGCAGATCATCCACGCCCCGCACACCGGCGCGCAGGTCCGCTACGAGTCGGCGACGGTCATGCCGATCAACCGGATCGTCCGGATCTGA